Proteins co-encoded in one Arthrobacter alpinus genomic window:
- a CDS encoding helix-turn-helix transcriptional regulator, whose translation MALLGRLLHMAEAGAAQLVVVSGPAGCGKSTLVRRFMDNNKHIASWISAGARWEKDIPGSALQELLGPSDAASQTPLPERLLAFIQTAGKHSAILLLENLQWTDAQSLAALLYAWRRLHTEQVLILITLRQEEAAFLPPGARELLEAPHSTTIELDPPTAADLKEISIARLGVELSAAAADQLTTYTAGNIHTALELIRENPDESWNHLNHRFPAPQAVSAGVAERLQALSTQARSVIEAAAILGNGSRLDAVVTLAEVDEPLPLVEECVASTLVEVAGSGGNLHLMFTGNIKHMAVYHLIPLSRRLALHTAAAALDECAGDALAHRADATLLSDPALSHQLELFAENQAGKGEWSSAAAALHRAAHLATNAAQREPLLLKAVDATVAAGELPLALAYSEELASLAASPESDLLSGYIAILQGQALTADRWLSRAWTGAEDARQTKIMATVSQRRVLDSLGRLDGLRLVEWAERTLELADEGSPVAVESSAIQGLGLGMLGRGLEGEKILDRMLATLPTGAQRQRAEMAMGWLHVAGDQIELARHELTISSSTDYTEGSHRIALWARAWLARAEYSAGDWDQALETVRAGIALQERSGIELVRPLLHYTAVQIHAMRGEHEDVEAHLAKAWARTGSYEVMQVPYRMARAAAARARADYDEVILALEPLLLLDRSRGIDEPGFWPWHDMYADALVRKERFDEAQEFMEPLMAAARKRKHRSTTARFLVVRGQVLGTHGDLEGSRDAFEDALAQLRGLTLPVLRANIEYAYGQSLRRAGKRGESAGPLTRALAGYTQLGATIYIERCNRELQATGISVPRRDAADWSSLTSQEKAVASLVCAGASNKKTAEELFIGSKTVQYHLTRIYSKLGVTSRTELAARYRDTER comes from the coding sequence ATGGCACTTCTGGGACGGCTGCTGCATATGGCCGAGGCCGGTGCTGCCCAGCTGGTGGTTGTCAGCGGCCCTGCAGGGTGCGGAAAAAGCACCTTGGTTCGGCGCTTCATGGATAACAACAAACACATTGCCTCTTGGATTTCCGCCGGGGCACGGTGGGAAAAGGACATCCCCGGATCAGCCCTGCAGGAATTGCTTGGCCCAAGCGATGCGGCAAGTCAGACGCCGCTGCCCGAACGCCTGCTAGCCTTCATCCAAACCGCAGGCAAACACAGCGCAATCCTCCTACTGGAAAACCTGCAGTGGACCGATGCCCAGTCCCTCGCCGCGCTCCTGTATGCCTGGCGACGGCTCCATACGGAACAGGTTCTGATCCTCATCACCCTCCGCCAGGAGGAAGCCGCATTCCTTCCGCCCGGGGCTCGTGAACTCCTTGAGGCACCGCACAGCACCACCATCGAACTGGACCCCCCAACCGCCGCGGACCTGAAGGAAATTTCCATTGCCAGGCTCGGCGTGGAGCTTTCGGCAGCCGCGGCCGACCAGCTGACCACCTACACCGCGGGCAACATCCACACCGCATTGGAACTGATCCGGGAAAACCCCGACGAATCCTGGAACCACCTGAACCATCGGTTCCCGGCGCCACAGGCCGTGTCTGCAGGAGTTGCCGAACGGCTTCAGGCCCTGTCGACGCAGGCCCGATCCGTCATCGAGGCCGCCGCCATCCTGGGCAATGGGTCCCGGCTGGATGCGGTCGTCACCCTGGCCGAGGTCGACGAACCGTTGCCCCTGGTGGAAGAATGCGTGGCTTCTACCCTGGTGGAGGTGGCCGGCAGCGGCGGAAACCTCCACCTGATGTTCACCGGGAACATCAAGCACATGGCTGTTTACCACCTGATTCCCCTATCTCGGCGTTTGGCACTGCACACCGCCGCTGCCGCCCTGGACGAATGCGCGGGTGACGCCCTGGCCCACCGCGCCGATGCCACATTGCTTTCCGATCCTGCGCTGTCGCACCAGCTGGAACTCTTCGCAGAGAACCAGGCGGGCAAGGGCGAGTGGTCCTCCGCAGCAGCCGCCCTGCACCGGGCTGCCCACCTCGCAACCAACGCGGCCCAACGCGAGCCGCTGTTACTCAAGGCCGTCGATGCCACGGTGGCAGCCGGCGAGCTGCCCCTCGCGCTGGCCTATTCCGAGGAACTGGCTTCCCTGGCAGCCAGCCCCGAGAGCGACCTGCTCTCCGGGTATATTGCCATCCTCCAAGGCCAGGCGCTGACCGCGGACCGGTGGCTCTCCCGCGCGTGGACGGGCGCCGAGGACGCACGGCAAACCAAGATCATGGCGACCGTTTCCCAGCGCCGGGTCCTTGACTCGTTGGGCCGGCTGGATGGGCTCAGGCTCGTGGAGTGGGCCGAACGGACGCTGGAGCTGGCCGACGAGGGAAGCCCTGTCGCCGTGGAATCATCGGCCATCCAGGGCCTGGGACTGGGCATGCTCGGGCGGGGTCTCGAGGGCGAGAAGATCCTGGACCGGATGCTCGCCACCCTACCCACAGGCGCCCAGCGCCAGCGCGCCGAAATGGCCATGGGCTGGCTGCATGTGGCCGGGGACCAGATTGAACTGGCCCGGCACGAACTCACGATTTCCAGTTCCACTGACTACACCGAAGGCTCCCACCGGATTGCCCTATGGGCAAGGGCGTGGCTGGCCCGGGCTGAATACTCCGCCGGGGACTGGGACCAGGCACTGGAAACCGTGCGGGCAGGCATCGCACTGCAGGAAAGGTCAGGCATCGAGCTGGTTCGCCCACTGCTGCACTACACCGCGGTGCAGATCCACGCCATGCGCGGCGAGCACGAGGATGTCGAGGCCCATCTGGCCAAGGCCTGGGCCAGGACCGGCAGCTACGAGGTGATGCAGGTGCCCTATCGGATGGCCAGGGCGGCGGCGGCCCGGGCCCGCGCCGACTACGACGAGGTCATTCTGGCGTTGGAGCCTTTGTTGCTGCTGGACCGATCGCGCGGGATCGACGAGCCGGGATTCTGGCCGTGGCACGATATGTACGCCGATGCCTTGGTACGCAAGGAACGCTTCGACGAGGCCCAGGAATTCATGGAACCGCTCATGGCCGCAGCCCGCAAGCGGAAGCACCGTTCGACCACTGCACGCTTCCTGGTGGTGCGCGGGCAGGTACTGGGTACGCACGGTGATCTAGAGGGATCGCGCGATGCCTTCGAAGACGCACTGGCCCAGTTGCGGGGCCTCACGCTGCCGGTCCTGCGGGCAAATATTGAGTATGCCTACGGGCAGTCATTGCGGCGAGCCGGGAAGCGCGGCGAATCCGCCGGTCCGCTGACCAGGGCGCTGGCAGGTTACACCCAGTTGGGCGCAACGATCTACATCGAGCGCTGCAACCGCGAGCTGCAGGCCACCGGCATCAGTGTCCCGCGCCGGGACGCAGCGGACTGGTCCTCGCTCACCTCCCAGGAAAAGGCGGTGGCCTCGCTGGTCTGTGCGGGGGCCAGCAACAAGAAGACCGCCGAGGAGCTTTTCATCGGCTCCAAGACGGTCCAGTATCACCTGACCCGGATCTACTCGAAGCTTGGCGTGACCTCGCGCACCGAGCTTGCCGCCCGGTACCGGGACACCGAGCGCTGA
- a CDS encoding flavin reductase family protein: MSQEAVLNSVDASQLRRAFGQFATGVTVVTTQGTDGKAYGAMVTAFAAVSEDPPLAQITLTRSSKAAKHLDGSSFAINVLSADQVEVARHFSGQPSDCEPECVLSGDVPVLVGNAATLECRAWNNYDGGDHIIVVGEVRSLTVGDADPLLFHEGAFHQIGGRLGDGQDDSWFAGAKFFQPIVPQEH; encoded by the coding sequence ATGTCCCAGGAAGCGGTATTGAACTCGGTGGATGCGAGCCAACTGCGGAGGGCATTTGGCCAATTCGCCACCGGTGTCACGGTGGTCACCACACAGGGGACAGACGGCAAGGCGTATGGCGCCATGGTGACGGCATTCGCCGCTGTGTCGGAGGACCCGCCCCTGGCCCAGATAACCTTGACCCGCAGCTCTAAGGCAGCCAAGCACCTGGACGGGTCGTCATTCGCCATCAACGTTCTCTCTGCAGACCAGGTGGAAGTTGCCCGACACTTCTCAGGGCAGCCGAGTGACTGTGAACCCGAGTGTGTCCTCAGCGGAGATGTCCCGGTGCTGGTGGGCAACGCCGCCACGCTGGAATGCCGCGCGTGGAACAACTACGACGGCGGCGACCACATCATCGTGGTTGGCGAAGTTCGCTCGCTGACGGTGGGAGACGCGGACCCGCTACTTTTCCACGAGGGCGCGTTCCACCAAATCGGTGGACGGCTCGGGGACGGGCAGGATGACAGCTGGTTCGCCGGCGCCAAGTTCTTCCAGCCGATTGTCCCGCAGGAACACTGA
- a CDS encoding LysR substrate-binding domain-containing protein produces the protein MEVRQMRYFIAVAEEKHFGRAAQRLHMAQPPLSQQIKGLEEQLGTQLLVRTTRKVDLTAAGELLLARARLLLAEIEKLEQDVKLVGQGASGVLRIGVSGTATYRLMPMIVQAARVHMPGLRLSVQGEMLTPEMEIALEEQRVDVAVLRPPIRSNQLSLKFLEKDELVVALPEDHALASRGLLDLTDLAEEPFITYPETSAVNTIATEACRQAGFSPHVVQETQETSTLLSFVAAGMGVALVPTARRMFALQGIVFRQLRNAPAVDLAVAWKTDTETALLKKFLDLFESPAPTEGNPA, from the coding sequence GTGGAAGTGCGCCAGATGCGGTACTTCATTGCGGTGGCTGAGGAAAAACACTTCGGCCGTGCGGCTCAACGCCTGCACATGGCGCAGCCCCCGCTCTCCCAGCAGATCAAGGGACTCGAAGAACAATTGGGTACCCAGTTGCTGGTTCGCACCACCCGGAAGGTTGATCTCACAGCGGCCGGCGAATTGCTGCTGGCCCGGGCCCGGCTGCTGCTGGCCGAGATCGAAAAGCTCGAACAAGACGTCAAGCTCGTGGGCCAGGGTGCAAGCGGCGTGCTGCGGATCGGAGTTTCCGGCACCGCAACGTACAGGTTGATGCCCATGATCGTTCAAGCAGCACGGGTCCATATGCCCGGATTGCGCCTGAGCGTTCAGGGGGAGATGCTCACCCCCGAAATGGAAATCGCCTTGGAAGAACAACGTGTGGATGTCGCAGTGTTGCGCCCACCTATCCGTTCAAACCAACTGAGCCTGAAGTTCCTGGAAAAAGACGAACTGGTTGTGGCCCTGCCAGAAGACCATGCACTGGCCTCACGCGGATTGCTCGACCTCACGGACCTCGCCGAGGAACCCTTTATTACCTACCCTGAGACCTCCGCGGTCAATACGATCGCCACAGAGGCCTGCCGCCAGGCGGGTTTCAGCCCCCACGTTGTTCAGGAAACCCAAGAAACCTCGACCCTGCTGTCATTTGTTGCTGCAGGGATGGGTGTGGCATTGGTCCCCACCGCCCGGCGCATGTTCGCGCTGCAGGGCATTGTCTTCCGCCAACTGCGCAACGCGCCCGCGGTCGATCTTGCCGTCGCCTGGAAAACAGATACCGAAACCGCTCTGCTGAAAAAGTTCTTGGACCTCTTTGAGAGTCCAGCCCCCACGGAAGGAAACCCGGCGTGA
- a CDS encoding MFS transporter produces MKSPEQSTTKKQQNTVHWVVTIAAIALIFDGYDLVVYGTIVPTLLNDPTQLGQIGPATAGVLGSWALLGVMVGALVTGAIGDYLGRRKIMITGIIWFSVFMGLTALAPNIVAFGALRFATGLGVGALVATAGAVVAEFAPKGKRNYYNAIVYSGVPVGGVLASVLAIVLMDHIGWRGLFFIGATPLLFLLPMALVKLPESPEWLMARGRTEEAQRASLRTGVPIAAPAPTQVTNALETEPANTKIGFRALASRKYALPTLLLGLMSFAGLMLTYGLNTWLPQIMSQFGYGKSYSLVFLLVLNAGAVVGGLIASVGADRIGAKRVVSTTFFLAAVAMILLTMHLPFGILLALVAVAGVGTIGTQVLIYGFVSNYYNSAARGAGVAWCAGFGRLGGIFGPLIGGLLIAAGVQNHVAFYVFAAVAIVGAMVTAFVPLRNSETQLPASPSARTLIAK; encoded by the coding sequence GTGAAATCACCGGAACAAAGCACCACCAAGAAGCAACAAAACACCGTCCACTGGGTGGTGACGATCGCCGCCATCGCCCTGATCTTCGATGGATACGACCTCGTGGTCTACGGAACCATCGTTCCCACTCTCCTGAACGATCCCACCCAACTTGGCCAAATCGGTCCGGCCACCGCCGGGGTGCTGGGTAGCTGGGCTCTCCTCGGAGTCATGGTCGGCGCCTTGGTCACCGGCGCGATCGGGGACTACCTCGGCCGCCGGAAGATCATGATCACCGGCATCATCTGGTTCTCCGTATTCATGGGCCTGACTGCCCTGGCCCCGAACATCGTGGCGTTCGGCGCCCTACGTTTCGCAACCGGGCTCGGTGTCGGCGCGCTGGTGGCCACCGCCGGTGCAGTCGTGGCAGAGTTCGCCCCCAAAGGCAAGCGCAACTACTACAACGCCATCGTCTACTCCGGTGTACCGGTGGGTGGCGTCCTGGCATCAGTACTGGCCATCGTCCTGATGGACCACATCGGCTGGCGCGGGCTCTTCTTCATCGGCGCCACTCCACTACTGTTCCTGCTGCCCATGGCGCTTGTGAAGCTGCCCGAGTCCCCCGAATGGCTCATGGCCCGCGGCCGCACCGAAGAAGCCCAGCGCGCCTCGCTCCGCACCGGCGTCCCGATCGCCGCACCGGCCCCGACGCAGGTCACCAACGCACTTGAAACCGAACCCGCCAACACCAAGATCGGTTTCCGTGCACTGGCCTCCAGGAAGTACGCCCTGCCCACCCTCTTGCTGGGCCTGATGAGCTTCGCCGGACTAATGCTGACCTACGGCCTCAACACCTGGCTGCCGCAGATCATGTCCCAGTTTGGCTACGGCAAGTCCTACTCGCTCGTCTTCCTGTTGGTACTCAACGCCGGCGCCGTCGTAGGCGGGTTGATCGCCTCTGTCGGCGCCGACCGCATCGGGGCCAAACGTGTGGTCTCCACGACGTTCTTCCTTGCAGCGGTGGCCATGATCCTGCTGACCATGCACCTTCCCTTCGGAATCCTGCTCGCGCTCGTCGCGGTGGCCGGAGTGGGAACCATCGGAACGCAGGTGCTGATCTACGGGTTCGTCTCCAACTACTACAACAGCGCCGCCCGCGGCGCCGGGGTAGCCTGGTGCGCTGGGTTCGGCCGGCTGGGCGGCATCTTCGGCCCGTTGATCGGCGGACTGCTCATCGCAGCAGGCGTGCAGAACCACGTCGCCTTCTACGTCTTCGCCGCAGTTGCTATCGTTGGTGCCATGGTGACCGCCTTTGTTCCCTTGCGCAACTCCGAGACCCAGCTGCCGGCGAGCCCCTCGGCACGGACCCTGATCGCTAAGTAA
- a CDS encoding enolase C-terminal domain-like protein, with amino-acid sequence MKILRIEAIPYSIPYTHPLKFASGQVTDAEHVLVRIHTDQGLIGEADAPPRPYTYGETQASIVTIIENIFAPQIIGLDPFDRGKIHEIMARTIHNQVAKGALDIALWDLMGKALGTPVHKLLGGYTDSMRVSHMLGFRPAQELLDEALRFGEEYGITTFKLKVGRRPLALDIEACHVLRAGLGEDVELYLDANRGWSANEAMEVLRRTEGLGLTALEEPCDAKEAMSRRRLVEKSPIPIVGDESVPTAGDVSRELLSGGSNAICIKTARSGFTEATEILGLCTGLGVDVTMGNQIDTQIGSLATVTFGAAHEATTRRAGELSNFLDMADDLMAEPIRINGGRISVRNVPGVGAAVDEEKLARYRQN; translated from the coding sequence GTGAAGATCCTGCGCATCGAAGCGATCCCCTATTCGATTCCCTATACCCATCCGCTTAAATTCGCCAGCGGCCAGGTCACGGACGCTGAACACGTTCTGGTGCGCATCCACACCGACCAGGGACTCATCGGTGAGGCCGACGCACCACCGCGCCCGTACACCTATGGCGAAACCCAAGCATCGATCGTCACCATCATCGAAAACATCTTTGCCCCGCAAATTATCGGGCTCGACCCCTTCGACCGCGGCAAGATCCACGAAATCATGGCCCGCACCATTCATAACCAAGTGGCCAAGGGTGCGCTGGACATCGCGCTATGGGACTTGATGGGCAAAGCGCTTGGCACCCCGGTGCACAAGCTGCTGGGCGGCTACACCGATTCGATGCGCGTCTCACACATGCTTGGCTTCCGACCGGCCCAAGAATTACTCGATGAAGCACTGCGTTTTGGCGAAGAATACGGGATCACCACCTTCAAGCTAAAGGTGGGGCGCCGCCCGCTGGCCCTGGACATCGAGGCCTGCCACGTACTGCGCGCCGGACTTGGTGAAGATGTAGAACTCTATCTGGATGCCAACCGCGGCTGGAGTGCCAACGAGGCCATGGAGGTCCTGCGCCGCACTGAAGGCCTAGGGTTGACAGCGCTGGAAGAACCCTGCGACGCGAAAGAGGCCATGAGCCGCCGTCGGCTCGTGGAAAAATCCCCGATCCCCATCGTGGGAGACGAATCTGTGCCCACCGCGGGAGACGTTTCGCGCGAACTGCTCTCCGGCGGCTCGAACGCGATCTGCATCAAGACCGCCCGCAGTGGATTCACCGAGGCCACCGAGATCCTGGGATTATGTACCGGACTTGGAGTCGATGTGACCATGGGCAACCAGATCGACACGCAGATTGGATCGTTGGCCACCGTCACCTTTGGCGCCGCTCACGAGGCCACCACGCGCCGTGCCGGTGAGCTGTCCAACTTCTTGGACATGGCTGATGACTTAATGGCCGAACCCATCCGCATCAACGGCGGCCGCATTTCGGTGCGCAACGTGCCCGGTGTTGGCGCTGCCGTCGATGAAGAGAAGCTCGCCCGTTACCGCCAGAACTAG
- the benC gene encoding benzoate 1,2-dioxygenase electron transfer component BenC yields MTHQVALAFEDGITRFIKVGPRETVADASYKARINIPLDCRDGACGTCKSFCESGKFDGGDYIEEALTDEEAAQGYCLPCQMIPESDLVLQIPTTSAVAKTAASVFSSTLTEIRRISETTYAFSLEVENRDDLNYLPGQYVNIEVPGSGGQTRSYSFSSGPKVATVSFLIRITDGGLMSTYMRDVAQVGDKLTFTGPMGSFFLREPKRQALLLAGGTGLAPLLSILEKLSESTNPNSVHLIYGVNTDTDLVELETLEDYKARIDGFTFDTVVGDPASNAAKKGYVTNHFEPHHLAEGDVDIYLCGPPPMVEGVRRHLEAEGIKPQNFYFEKFALAVLPDTVTAPAPEAAAAPAEAPAALPAYEIGEEHATFEAQFDARMALELAIVELTMGKLTPEQLVEFRVLAELAGKTLNKEAFVNSEEFTVTNDAFHEFLFSCVGNEHLHQAYTRLEIPALMAKVLRKEHWINGDVDADHLEIVSAFENQNRDDARKAIINHNDHAKATMAAASRNPVA; encoded by the coding sequence ATGACTCACCAGGTAGCCCTCGCCTTTGAGGACGGAATCACCCGATTCATCAAGGTTGGACCCCGTGAAACCGTCGCCGACGCCTCCTACAAGGCCCGGATCAACATCCCGCTCGACTGCCGCGACGGCGCGTGCGGTACCTGCAAGTCATTCTGCGAATCCGGGAAGTTCGACGGCGGCGACTACATCGAGGAGGCGCTGACCGACGAGGAGGCGGCACAGGGCTACTGCCTGCCCTGCCAGATGATCCCCGAGTCCGATCTGGTGCTCCAGATCCCCACTACCTCTGCCGTCGCCAAGACCGCCGCTTCCGTCTTTTCCTCAACGCTGACCGAGATCCGCCGCATCTCCGAGACCACCTACGCCTTCAGCCTCGAGGTCGAGAACCGCGATGACCTGAACTACCTTCCCGGCCAGTACGTGAACATCGAGGTTCCCGGCTCCGGCGGCCAGACGCGTTCCTACTCCTTCAGCTCGGGCCCGAAAGTAGCTACCGTTTCCTTCCTGATCCGCATCACCGACGGCGGACTGATGTCCACCTATATGCGCGATGTGGCGCAGGTCGGGGACAAGCTCACCTTCACCGGCCCGATGGGCAGCTTCTTCCTGCGCGAACCGAAGCGTCAGGCATTACTGCTGGCCGGCGGCACCGGCCTGGCGCCACTGCTCTCCATCTTGGAAAAGCTCTCCGAGAGTACCAACCCGAACTCCGTGCACCTGATCTACGGCGTCAACACCGACACCGACTTGGTCGAGCTCGAGACTCTGGAAGACTACAAGGCACGCATCGACGGGTTCACCTTCGATACCGTTGTTGGAGACCCGGCCAGCAACGCGGCCAAGAAGGGCTACGTCACCAACCACTTCGAGCCGCACCACCTGGCCGAGGGCGACGTGGACATCTACCTCTGCGGTCCCCCGCCGATGGTCGAAGGCGTCCGCCGCCACCTGGAAGCCGAAGGCATCAAGCCGCAGAACTTCTACTTCGAGAAGTTCGCCCTAGCTGTGCTCCCGGACACCGTCACGGCACCGGCGCCCGAAGCAGCAGCCGCCCCCGCCGAGGCCCCCGCAGCACTGCCGGCCTACGAGATCGGCGAAGAACACGCAACCTTCGAGGCGCAGTTTGACGCACGCATGGCACTTGAACTGGCCATCGTGGAACTGACCATGGGCAAGCTGACTCCCGAGCAGCTGGTGGAGTTCAGGGTGCTGGCCGAATTGGCCGGCAAGACCCTAAACAAGGAGGCGTTCGTCAACTCCGAGGAATTCACCGTCACCAACGATGCCTTCCACGAGTTCCTCTTCAGTTGCGTCGGCAACGAGCACCTGCACCAGGCCTACACACGCCTGGAAATCCCCGCCCTGATGGCTAAGGTATTGCGCAAGGAGCACTGGATCAACGGGGACGTGGACGCAGACCACCTCGAAATCGTCTCCGCCTTTGAGAACCAGAACCGGGATGATGCCCGCAAGGCGATCATCAACCACAACGATCATGCTAAGGCCACCATGGCAGCAGCATCACGGAATCCAGTCGCATGA
- the catC gene encoding muconolactone Delta-isomerase — protein MIFLARMDVSFPAHLTQEQIVDFTAREKEYSGALQRSGKMAGIWRIVGEYANHSIFDVESNDELHQILSGFPMYAYMKIKVTPLAKHPNSIR, from the coding sequence ATGATATTCCTCGCCCGTATGGACGTATCCTTCCCGGCTCACTTGACCCAGGAGCAGATCGTCGATTTCACAGCTCGCGAGAAGGAGTACTCCGGTGCCCTACAGCGCAGCGGCAAGATGGCCGGCATCTGGCGCATCGTCGGCGAATATGCCAACCACTCGATCTTTGACGTTGAGTCCAACGACGAGCTGCACCAGATTCTCAGTGGTTTCCCGATGTACGCCTACATGAAGATCAAGGTCACGCCGTTGGCCAAGCACCCGAACTCGATCCGTTAG
- the catA gene encoding catechol 1,2-dioxygenase, with the protein MSTETTASAAASGNAATDRFRQSGKTSAVVADIERVNLLASKLIKAANDIVLEERVSYDEFNALKAWLIKVGEDGEWPLFMDVWLEHSVEEVATDHREGNKGSIEGPYYIPESPEQKSPAKISMRDDEKGTPLLFQGQIRSTDGSALSNAKIELWHADEEGFYSQFAPNIPDWNLRGTFIADADGNFQISTMQPAPYQIPTDGACGQMIAAAGWHAWRPAHLHLKVSAPGHELLTAQLYFPGDVHNDDDIATAVKPELLLDIQPATDGSGVQTTYDFVLDPEAK; encoded by the coding sequence GTGAGCACCGAAACCACCGCCAGCGCAGCCGCCTCAGGTAACGCAGCCACCGACCGTTTCCGCCAGTCAGGCAAGACCTCCGCCGTCGTGGCTGACATCGAGCGCGTCAACTTGCTGGCCAGCAAGTTGATCAAGGCTGCCAATGACATCGTCCTCGAAGAGCGCGTGAGCTACGACGAGTTCAACGCCCTCAAGGCATGGCTGATCAAGGTCGGCGAAGACGGCGAATGGCCGTTGTTCATGGACGTGTGGCTCGAGCACTCCGTCGAGGAAGTCGCCACCGACCACCGCGAGGGCAACAAGGGTTCCATCGAGGGCCCGTACTACATCCCTGAGTCCCCGGAGCAGAAGTCCCCGGCCAAGATCTCCATGCGCGACGACGAGAAGGGAACCCCACTGCTCTTCCAGGGCCAAATCCGTTCCACCGATGGTTCGGCACTGTCCAACGCCAAGATCGAACTGTGGCACGCCGACGAAGAGGGCTTCTACTCGCAGTTCGCCCCAAACATCCCGGACTGGAACCTGCGCGGCACCTTCATCGCCGACGCGGACGGCAACTTCCAGATCAGCACCATGCAGCCTGCGCCGTACCAGATCCCAACCGACGGCGCCTGCGGTCAGATGATCGCCGCCGCCGGCTGGCACGCATGGCGTCCGGCCCACCTGCACCTAAAGGTCTCGGCACCGGGCCACGAACTGCTCACCGCCCAGCTGTACTTCCCGGGCGACGTGCACAACGACGACGACATCGCCACCGCGGTGAAGCCGGAACTGCTGCTCGACATCCAACCGGCCACCGACGGTTCCGGCGTGCAGACCACCTACGACTTCGTGCTTGACCCCGAAGCCAAGTAG
- a CDS encoding 1,6-dihydroxycyclohexa-2,4-diene-1-carboxylate dehydrogenase, which produces MSTAENAVNLTAEAGLPESFHAGRFASKVVLITGAAQGIGWAVARRIAAEGGELVLVDRSPLVHDVAEGLRTHGVKALSVTADLEVFEGALAAVTAAVTEYGRIDVLINNVGGTIWAKPFEHYSPEEIGKEIQRSLFPTLWMCRAAFPEMIKAGSGTIVNVSSVATRGLNRVPYAGAKGGVKAVTSALAMEGSAHGIRVVATAPGGTEAPERQVKRGPSPEGEQEKAWYQQIVDQTIDSSLMKRYGTLDEQAGPIAFLASDEASYITGSTLPVAGGDLG; this is translated from the coding sequence ATGAGTACCGCAGAGAATGCCGTGAACCTGACGGCCGAGGCAGGATTGCCCGAGTCCTTCCACGCAGGGCGCTTCGCCTCCAAGGTAGTGCTCATCACCGGTGCCGCACAGGGCATCGGATGGGCAGTGGCCAGGCGTATTGCCGCCGAGGGCGGAGAGCTGGTTCTGGTGGATCGCTCCCCGTTGGTCCACGATGTTGCCGAGGGTTTGCGTACCCACGGCGTCAAGGCACTGAGTGTGACCGCCGACCTCGAGGTCTTTGAGGGCGCGCTGGCAGCCGTGACCGCGGCGGTGACCGAATACGGCCGCATAGATGTGCTGATCAACAACGTTGGCGGCACTATCTGGGCCAAGCCGTTTGAGCACTACTCCCCGGAGGAAATCGGCAAAGAGATTCAGCGTTCACTCTTCCCGACCCTGTGGATGTGCCGCGCGGCGTTCCCGGAAATGATCAAGGCCGGATCCGGCACCATCGTAAACGTTTCCTCGGTGGCAACCCGCGGGCTCAACCGCGTCCCGTACGCGGGTGCTAAAGGTGGGGTCAAGGCCGTCACTTCTGCGCTGGCTATGGAGGGCTCCGCCCACGGAATCCGCGTAGTCGCCACTGCGCCCGGCGGCACCGAGGCGCCGGAACGCCAGGTCAAGCGCGGGCCCTCCCCCGAGGGTGAACAGGAAAAAGCCTGGTACCAGCAGATCGTGGACCAGACCATCGATTCATCGTTGATGAAGCGTTACGGAACCCTCGACGAACAGGCCGGACCCATCGCGTTCCTGGCCTCCGACGAGGCTTCATACATCACCGGCAGTACGCTGCCGGTGGCCGGCGGGGACCTCGGCTAA
- a CDS encoding alpha/beta fold hydrolase, whose amino-acid sequence MAPLLAGFRFYAPDLRGQGGAGNPWDGYSLAEQAADVSAIFQALTDPVGVAWVRQSLSWFPLLHKVPAWFIDDRVDDGTRMPGHVWKSILGGLCSATPPTESGTIDASTLIL is encoded by the coding sequence GTGGCACCCCTGCTGGCCGGATTCAGGTTCTACGCGCCAGATCTTCGTGGCCAGGGAGGCGCGGGCAATCCCTGGGATGGATACTCGTTGGCAGAACAGGCCGCGGATGTCTCCGCGATCTTTCAGGCCCTCACGGATCCCGTCGGTGTGGCGTGGGTCAGGCAATCGCTGTCCTGGTTTCCCCTGTTGCACAAAGTTCCCGCATGGTTCATCGATGACCGGGTGGACGACGGCACCAGGATGCCCGGGCACGTGTGGAAATCCATTCTTGGCGGTTTGTGCTCAGCCACGCCGCCCACAGAATCGGGAACCATTGATGCATCCACGCTGATCCTGTGA